The sequence GTGAAATATGGAAAGATTACCCGGGTAACAAGAACTTGACAAATTCATTTATTCGTGAAGTCGACAAACCCGAGCTCGCAAAAATCTTCACGATTTTTCTGGGCGTGATTTTCCTTGGTCAAATTATTGGATCCGTTGTTTTCACGATGCCTGATGCATTGGTCGTGGGTTTTTTGCAAGAAAACGTAAGCAAGTTCGGAACTTTCCGAATGTGGGGCGAAGTTGGTGTCGCCGGTGGCTCGTTTTTGGTCGGAGGAGTAATCAGTCTTTACAAATCGGAAGTTTGCGGTGAGATGATGAAGAACTACaatatttccttttattttttcgCTGGCTTTATCACACTCACACTAATCAATTGTCTCTTTCTCGAAGTCAAGTATCCTGAGTCTTCCAATCGTGTCAATTTTGCCCCCGTAATCTCGGAAGTCCTTCGCGGTCGTAATTTAATCCTCATTATAGTAACGTGTTACTTTGGCATCTTAAATGGCATGGAAGAGAACTTTGGACTATGGTATCTGGATGATCTCGGAGCACAGCCATATATGGTTGGCATTGCCTCTGGTCTACGGTATTCCGTTTCTTTCCTTGGCTATATTTCTTCAGCAGCCTGCATCGATAGACTTGGGTTTTTTTCCACTTTAGCTGGCTGTTTGCTTGTCTATATAGTAGTAATGTTAGGTTTTGCGTTTGTCCTCAACCCTTGGCTTGGTGTTGCATTACACAGTATTCAAGGTTTACTGTATGGACTGGCCTGGTCTTCCTGTGTCGTGTTTAGTGGGactgtttctttgaaagttGGTTTCTATTCAGCTGTACAAGGTAAGTTCTTCTATTCGttagttttgtttaaaattttagGGTTTATTTCATCTGATATTAGTTCcacaaaagcaatttttttctcccCGTTTTCCCATTAAGCAgttcttaaaaataatgaaccAAAAGACGTCTCGTTTTGCCATCTGGGCCGGAATACCTCTCATATGTGCAGCTGTGATGTTTGCAAAATAAAGTCCTTATTGCTTTTTTGTAAGCAATTATATTAGTTACACAAAAGCAATTTTTTCTCCCCGTTTTCCCATTATAAAGTTCTTAAAACTAATGATTCATGAGGCGACTCGTTTGGCAATCTGGGGAGGGCCGGACCACTCCCCATCTGCGCAGCTGTGACGttccaaaatagaaaatgcCTTATTGCTTTTTTGCAAGCAAATATCCTTCCAGTTTTTAATGGCGGGAAAAACCAGCTGATGCAGCAAAACCGAACAAACAAGCAAATAACAAGTACAATGTA is a genomic window of Acropora muricata isolate sample 2 chromosome 8, ASM3666990v1, whole genome shotgun sequence containing:
- the LOC136924539 gene encoding major facilitator superfamily domain-containing protein 6-like, translating into MEDETNKQKSVKAEYSSQSEEVRSHYCRFISSDFLYKCYFFLFYTAIGSSFPYLALYFKQLGLTAGQAGAIAGLRLFTEFIGSPLWGMLGDKYKIRKAILMASLVSFATGNLLLISVQPERQTCIEIGENQTVIKALIFAPEGIVLGSATGENVNSSEIWKDYPGNKNLTNSFIREVDKPELAKIFTIFLGVIFLGQIIGSVVFTMPDALVVGFLQENVSKFGTFRMWGEVGVAGGSFLVGGVISLYKSEVCGEMMKNYNISFYFFAGFITLTLINCLFLEVKYPESSNRVNFAPVISEVLRGRNLILIIVTCYFGILNGMEENFGLWYLDDLGAQPYMVGIASGLRYSVSFLGYISSAACIDRLGFFSTLAGCLLVYIVVMLGFAFVLNPWLGVALHSIQGLLYGLAWSSCVVFSGTVSLKVGFYSAVQGFVGGVHWGLGVGIGILASGVIINRIGIPQTYFMYAMTSIAMLTFMLLSYWLIKSREDKVEVKDTSYQLVPQNKDNAQ